In one Rugosibacter aromaticivorans genomic region, the following are encoded:
- a CDS encoding ArsR/SmtB family transcription factor, which yields MTIAPKNLDIQAMRLAATQANSLLKALANPGRLLLLCQLSQGEQCVSELEELVGILQPTLSQQLGVLREERLVNTRREGKQIFYSIASKEALAVMQAL from the coding sequence ATGACAATTGCACCCAAAAATTTAGACATCCAAGCCATGCGGCTTGCCGCTACGCAAGCCAACAGCTTGCTGAAAGCCCTGGCTAACCCAGGCCGTCTGCTTTTACTGTGCCAACTCAGCCAAGGAGAACAGTGCGTAAGCGAGCTGGAAGAATTAGTTGGCATCTTGCAGCCTACACTTTCGCAACAACTCGGTGTCCTGCGCGAAGAACGTTTGGTCAATACGCGACGCGAAGGCAAACAGATTTTTTACAGTATCGCGAGTAAAGAGGCATTGGCTGTCATGCAAGCGCTTTAA
- a CDS encoding sulfite exporter TauE/SafE family protein — protein MVSVSVGLGLIMGVILALTGAGGGIQAVPLLIFGVGLSVAQEGPIGLLAVELAAALGAGLGLKAGTVRYKAALLVTGTGVLLSPFGVWLANRMDNRWLSPLFAIVLLFVAYRTFRQVQDQPTGDGQQGRRSPPCVRDNGNGRFIWTTRCTRALALTGTVADLLGVGDGFFVMVPALQHYTDLAMQSIVATSLAVIALVSMRSIAPSALAGTLAGIMGSRLIASRLAGPHLQKGFAAVSALVAIGMIGKSFL, from the coding sequence ATGGTGTCAGTTAGTGTCGGACTTGGTTTGATTATGGGTGTCATTCTCGCGCTGACCGGTGCTGGCGGCGGGATACAGGCCGTTCCGTTGCTGATTTTCGGGGTGGGGCTAAGTGTCGCCCAGGAGGGTCCCATTGGCTTGCTGGCCGTGGAGTTGGCAGCCGCGCTTGGCGCTGGGTTGGGGTTGAAAGCTGGCACGGTGCGCTACAAAGCCGCTTTGTTGGTGACTGGGACAGGTGTGCTGTTATCACCATTCGGTGTTTGGCTGGCCAACAGGATGGATAACCGCTGGCTCAGCCCGCTTTTTGCCATCGTCCTGCTCTTCGTTGCCTATCGGACGTTTCGGCAAGTCCAAGATCAACCGACTGGTGATGGACAACAGGGTCGCCGCTCGCCGCCTTGCGTTCGAGACAATGGCAACGGCCGGTTCATCTGGACTACCCGCTGCACACGTGCCCTGGCGTTGACTGGCACCGTTGCCGACCTGCTGGGTGTCGGCGACGGTTTTTTTGTAATGGTTCCGGCCTTGCAACACTATACGGACCTGGCGATGCAATCCATCGTCGCGACCTCATTGGCGGTCATCGCACTGGTGTCAATGAGAAGCATAGCGCCCAGCGCGCTTGCTGGCACCCTCGCGGGAATAATGGGCAGCCGTCTGATTGCATCGCGGCTGGCAGGGCCGCACCTGCAAAAAGGTTTTGCAGCTGTTTCAGCATTGGTGGCTATCGGCATGATTGGCAAATCCTTCCTGTAG
- a CDS encoding beta-propeller fold lactonase family protein yields MKTFPLLSVTAAGALIVNLAWAVPAAQDRVYTADQNSNTVSVINPSTNMLLGQIKLGNQRPDVLSPLYKGEINVHGLGFSPDHQTLIAVSNGSNSVTFIDTATNKVKGTTYIGRSPHEGFFTADGREVWAVVRGENYISVIDPNTYKETGRINTTAGPGMVLFHPNGKQAFVVSSFNPVVEIIDVKSHKVVKQIKVVSPFSPFLQFTPDFKEVWMTHKDVGKVTRIDTGKLEVKGVFDTGMITNHLGFAKTDGGTFAYITIGGENAVKVFTMDNVPKLVATIPVGALPHGIWASDDGSRMYVGLENGDAVDVIDTASNKVIARVPVGQAPQALVYVSHAVPAGEGTANLVPRVNSEPINIALKPVSGAGKGFVVARNLGVIDSLEVSLFKLKPQTVYSVYVSGQKTPVASFKTNPMGMANGTAIGPLREVVNTLSAKDAGPSKIIVMEGEAPADSAKAVLVSGA; encoded by the coding sequence ATGAAAACTTTTCCCCTGCTTTCCGTCACCGCTGCCGGCGCCTTGATCGTCAACCTGGCATGGGCGGTGCCTGCTGCACAAGACCGCGTCTACACCGCCGACCAGAACAGCAACACCGTCTCGGTCATCAATCCGTCCACTAACATGCTGCTAGGCCAGATCAAGCTGGGCAATCAGCGTCCCGATGTGCTGTCGCCACTGTACAAGGGCGAGATCAATGTGCACGGCCTCGGATTTTCACCAGATCACCAAACCCTGATCGCGGTTTCCAATGGCTCCAATTCGGTCACCTTCATCGATACCGCCACCAACAAGGTCAAGGGCACGACCTATATCGGCCGCTCGCCGCATGAAGGCTTTTTTACCGCTGACGGCCGCGAAGTGTGGGCGGTGGTGCGCGGTGAAAACTACATATCGGTAATCGATCCGAACACGTACAAGGAAACCGGACGCATTAACACGACCGCTGGTCCCGGCATGGTGCTGTTCCATCCCAATGGCAAGCAGGCATTTGTCGTCTCCAGCTTCAATCCGGTGGTCGAGATCATCGACGTGAAGTCGCACAAGGTCGTCAAGCAAATCAAGGTCGTCAGCCCGTTCTCGCCATTCCTGCAATTCACGCCCGACTTCAAGGAAGTTTGGATGACCCACAAGGACGTCGGCAAGGTCACGCGCATCGATACCGGGAAGCTTGAAGTCAAAGGCGTGTTTGACACCGGGATGATCACCAATCACCTGGGCTTTGCCAAAACGGACGGCGGCACCTTCGCCTACATCACCATCGGTGGCGAGAACGCGGTCAAGGTATTTACCATGGACAATGTGCCCAAGCTGGTGGCGACGATACCAGTCGGCGCGCTGCCGCACGGCATCTGGGCGTCCGATGACGGTAGCCGGATGTATGTCGGACTGGAAAACGGCGACGCTGTCGATGTGATCGATACTGCCAGCAACAAGGTCATTGCGCGCGTGCCAGTCGGTCAGGCGCCGCAGGCGCTGGTGTACGTGTCGCACGCCGTGCCGGCAGGAGAAGGCACCGCCAACTTGGTTCCGCGCGTCAATAGCGAGCCCATCAATATTGCATTGAAGCCCGTATCTGGCGCAGGTAAAGGTTTCGTCGTCGCACGCAACCTGGGGGTGATCGATTCGCTGGAGGTATCGCTCTTCAAGCTCAAGCCGCAAACTGTCTACAGCGTGTACGTGAGCGGCCAGAAGACCCCGGTCGCCAGCTTCAAGACCAACCCGATGGGGATGGCCAACGGTACGGCGATCGGCCCTTTGCGCGAAGTGGTGAATACGCTTTCGGCCAAGGATGCGGGACCGAGCAAGATCATTGTGATGGAAGGGGAAGCGCCTGCTGATAGCGCAAAGGCGGTGTTGGTCAGCGGAGCGTGA
- a CDS encoding MBL fold metallo-hydrolase: MIFRQLFEPLSSTYTYLLGCEETGQAILIDPVIVTIERDLAEITRLGLTLAYSVDTHIHADHITAARELKNKVGSKIAAPAFDRLPCADVGIEEGMPFKVGSIALQPLHTPGHTAGHFAYRFDDKLFTGDALLIEGCGRTDFQNGDADALYKSVTGKLFALPDETLVYPAHDYQDRRVSCIAQEKKRNPRLGQERTLEQFREIMANLNLPYPKFIDYAVPGNQQCGICPDHLPENLEKYCGHMTESPQG, encoded by the coding sequence ATGATCTTTCGCCAACTGTTTGAACCCTTGTCGAGTACTTACACCTACTTGTTAGGCTGCGAGGAAACCGGGCAGGCGATATTGATTGATCCGGTGATCGTCACGATAGAGCGTGACTTGGCGGAAATCACCCGGCTCGGCTTGACGCTGGCCTATAGCGTCGATACCCATATCCATGCCGACCACATCACCGCCGCGCGCGAACTGAAAAACAAGGTGGGCAGCAAGATCGCCGCGCCAGCTTTCGATCGCTTGCCCTGTGCCGACGTCGGCATCGAAGAAGGCATGCCGTTCAAGGTGGGGAGCATTGCGTTGCAGCCGTTGCATACCCCCGGCCACACCGCCGGCCATTTCGCTTACCGGTTCGACGACAAGCTATTTACCGGCGATGCGCTGCTGATCGAAGGCTGTGGCCGTACCGACTTCCAAAACGGCGATGCCGATGCCTTGTATAAAAGCGTCACCGGAAAACTGTTTGCACTACCGGACGAGACGCTCGTCTATCCCGCCCATGATTACCAGGATCGGCGCGTTTCCTGCATTGCACAGGAAAAGAAACGCAACCCGCGACTCGGCCAGGAGCGCACACTGGAACAGTTCCGGGAAATCATGGCGAACCTCAATTTGCCTTACCCGAAATTCATCGACTATGCCGTACCGGGCAATCAGCAATGCGGCATCTGTCCGGACCATTTGCCCGAGAATCTGGAGAAATATTGCGGTCACATGACCGAAAGCCCGCAGGGTTAA
- a CDS encoding DUF305 domain-containing protein: MRNIAKIALIFRIAAAGVFIIAAAPAGAQQTHQHHGSSAGTPPASFVASTAKPFAALMDDAMAVMDDGMKHAPMNGVVEHDFVTMMMPHHQGAIDMAKALLLYTKDPELKNLAQGIITEQQNEIRVMQAWLQRYQAQQSSDLRPALQPSK; the protein is encoded by the coding sequence GTGCGTAACATTGCAAAAATCGCTTTAATTTTTCGAATTGCCGCTGCCGGCGTGTTCATAATTGCCGCCGCGCCTGCGGGTGCCCAACAGACGCATCAGCATCATGGTTCCTCTGCTGGCACACCACCTGCATCATTCGTCGCCAGCACCGCCAAGCCTTTTGCTGCCCTGATGGACGATGCGATGGCCGTGATGGATGACGGCATGAAACACGCGCCGATGAACGGCGTGGTAGAACACGATTTCGTCACGATGATGATGCCCCATCATCAGGGGGCAATCGACATGGCAAAAGCGCTGCTGCTTTACACAAAAGACCCGGAACTGAAAAATCTGGCGCAGGGCATCATTACCGAACAGCAAAACGAAATTCGCGTCATGCAGGCGTGGTTGCAGCGCTATCAGGCACAACAATCCAGTGACTTAAGACCCGCCTTACAACCTTCCAAATGA
- a CDS encoding MFS transporter, with product MSGQPVRLGLRENMGQFSLLVLVNAFVGAMVGLERSILPAIAEQEFHVAARAAILSFIMVFGLAKASTNYFAGRWSDRFGRKHVLVAGWLVAIPVPFMLMWAPAWNWVVAANVLLGISQGLTWSTTVIMKIDLVGPKKRGLAMGLNEFSGYLAVAGSALATSWVAAHYGLRPQPFYLGVGYVIVGLALSVLLVRETRQYVSHESKINSNVNAPPLSQKAIFMRTSLTDKSLSSVSQAGLVNNLNDGMAWGLFPLFFSAAGMTLERVGMLAALYPAVWGIAQLFTGALSDRIGRKWLIASGMWVQAAGIAITAATSTFVGFATGAVLLGLGTAMVYPTLLAAIGDVAHPSWRASAVGVYRLWRDLGYAVGALLSGLVADAFGLETAIWCVAVLTLASGMIAALRMSETLPVAPRSLDICQ from the coding sequence ATGAGCGGGCAGCCAGTACGGCTGGGACTGCGCGAAAACATGGGGCAGTTTTCGCTGCTGGTACTCGTCAACGCCTTTGTGGGCGCCATGGTAGGTCTCGAGCGCAGCATCCTCCCCGCCATTGCCGAGCAGGAGTTTCATGTCGCCGCACGTGCGGCAATTCTGTCGTTCATCATGGTTTTCGGCCTGGCCAAGGCGTCCACCAACTACTTTGCGGGCCGCTGGTCCGATCGCTTCGGGCGCAAACATGTACTCGTCGCCGGCTGGCTGGTGGCCATCCCTGTGCCGTTCATGCTGATGTGGGCACCGGCGTGGAACTGGGTGGTGGCTGCCAACGTGCTGCTGGGGATCAGCCAGGGGTTGACCTGGTCAACGACCGTGATCATGAAGATCGATCTGGTCGGACCCAAAAAACGTGGTCTAGCCATGGGCCTCAATGAATTTTCCGGCTACCTCGCAGTCGCAGGCAGCGCACTGGCGACCAGTTGGGTCGCGGCACACTATGGTTTGCGCCCGCAACCGTTCTATCTCGGGGTAGGTTACGTGATCGTGGGCCTGGCACTGTCAGTACTGCTGGTGCGCGAAACCCGGCAGTATGTCTCTCACGAGTCAAAGATCAATTCAAACGTGAATGCACCGCCCTTGTCACAAAAAGCGATCTTCATGCGCACTTCGCTGACGGACAAAAGCCTGTCGAGTGTCAGCCAGGCTGGCCTGGTGAATAACCTTAACGATGGTATGGCGTGGGGGCTATTTCCGCTATTTTTTTCGGCGGCAGGCATGACCCTGGAGCGCGTGGGAATGCTGGCTGCGCTCTACCCGGCGGTCTGGGGCATCGCTCAGTTATTTACCGGGGCCCTATCGGACCGGATTGGGCGAAAGTGGCTCATCGCCTCGGGCATGTGGGTTCAAGCAGCCGGCATCGCGATCACTGCTGCGACTTCTACTTTTGTCGGCTTTGCGACCGGTGCCGTGTTGCTGGGCCTGGGAACCGCCATGGTGTACCCAACCTTGCTTGCCGCGATCGGTGATGTGGCGCACCCCTCGTGGCGCGCATCCGCGGTGGGCGTCTATCGCCTCTGGCGTGACCTGGGTTATGCCGTGGGGGCATTACTCTCCGGCTTGGTGGCGGATGCATTTGGCCTCGAGACGGCGATTTGGTGCGTAGCCGTACTCACTCTTGCGTCCGGAATGATCGCGGCCCTGCGCATGAGCGAAACCTTGCCCGTAGCCCCCCGTAGTTTGGATATTTGCCAGTAG
- a CDS encoding YeiH family protein, with product MHAPIPVTVSESWLTIRSLFVQYVAPLWPGLALSGLVAGVSIELGKVAWLASHGLSALTIAIMLGIALGNTVFARMASHCGAGVAFSKQNLLRLGIVLYAFRLTFQDIGQVGMAGVTIDALMLTSTFALAMLLGTKVFKLDRHTAILIGAGSSICGAAAVMATEPVVRSRAEQVTVAVSTVVVFGTLAIFLYPLLYRFNLQWHLFDTSPSAFGIYAGSTIHEVAQVVAAARSVNQEAANTAVIAKMVRVMMLAPFLIILSAYLAREKKSGFRNLVAATQHSGKAGGRLAIPWFAFVFIAMVGLNSAALLPRDLVADAISLDTWLLAMAMAALGLTTHLSAIRRAGIKPLLLAMLLFAWLVIGGVAINCFVMALFG from the coding sequence ATGCATGCGCCGATCCCTGTCACCGTTTCTGAATCGTGGCTTACCATCAGAAGCCTCTTTGTACAGTACGTCGCGCCGCTATGGCCCGGTTTGGCGCTAAGCGGTCTCGTCGCTGGCGTTTCAATTGAGCTAGGCAAAGTGGCGTGGCTCGCGTCACACGGCTTGAGCGCGTTAACGATTGCCATCATGCTCGGCATTGCGCTCGGCAACACAGTATTTGCTCGGATGGCTTCGCATTGCGGCGCGGGGGTCGCCTTTTCCAAGCAAAATCTGCTGCGACTCGGCATCGTTCTGTATGCATTCCGGCTTACCTTTCAGGATATCGGCCAGGTTGGCATGGCCGGTGTTACGATCGACGCACTCATGCTGACGTCAACCTTTGCGCTGGCGATGCTGCTGGGCACCAAAGTGTTCAAGCTGGATCGTCATACCGCGATCCTGATCGGTGCCGGCAGCTCGATTTGCGGCGCTGCGGCCGTGATGGCCACCGAGCCGGTAGTACGCAGCCGCGCTGAACAGGTTACCGTCGCAGTATCGACCGTTGTTGTATTCGGCACGCTGGCTATCTTTCTTTACCCGCTGCTGTATCGATTTAATCTGCAATGGCACCTATTCGACACGTCGCCATCGGCGTTTGGCATCTATGCCGGATCGACCATCCACGAAGTAGCACAAGTGGTGGCAGCGGCACGTTCAGTCAATCAAGAGGCAGCCAATACGGCGGTCATCGCGAAGATGGTGCGCGTCATGATGCTGGCGCCGTTTCTGATCATTCTTTCTGCCTATCTTGCGCGAGAAAAGAAATCTGGTTTTCGAAATCTCGTGGCCGCCACGCAGCACAGTGGCAAAGCTGGCGGTCGTCTGGCAATTCCGTGGTTCGCCTTTGTTTTCATTGCAATGGTCGGATTGAATTCGGCAGCACTGTTGCCGCGTGATTTGGTGGCAGACGCGATTAGTCTCGATACCTGGCTGCTGGCGATGGCAATGGCGGCGCTTGGGCTGACCACCCATTTGTCAGCGATTCGCCGGGCCGGGATCAAGCCATTGCTGCTGGCTATGCTGCTCTTTGCGTGGCTCGTAATCGGCGGTGTTGCAATCAATTGCTTTGTCATGGCCTTATTTGGCTGA
- a CDS encoding cation transporter gives MTCDSCAAHVREALKQIPGVHSAVVSYPKGIVQLATTPGTPLATLIAAVAGLGYRATPCFAS, from the coding sequence ATGACCTGCGACTCATGCGCTGCGCACGTCAGGGAAGCCTTGAAGCAAATCCCGGGCGTACACTCGGCAGTCGTGTCCTATCCGAAAGGAATCGTACAACTCGCCACCACCCCCGGCACGCCGTTAGCGACGCTCATTGCAGCCGTGGCTGGTCTCGGCTATCGGGCCACGCCATGCTTCGCAAGCTGA
- a CDS encoding beta-lactamase hydrolase domain-containing protein translates to MSQFKQVEDEIFIGPQPTEQDLQEAKQQGIRTVIDFRLPSETATSNETLTKSHGLAYVNIPVNKAALAANQIGDLDTAMKDKEGPFLLHCATGARAALLLSLSKAKQHGWTSEQAFAEAKRMGCDLKTSAEFSTFVAQTLD, encoded by the coding sequence ATGAGCCAGTTTAAGCAAGTCGAAGACGAAATTTTCATCGGCCCGCAGCCGACCGAGCAAGATCTGCAAGAAGCCAAGCAGCAAGGGATACGAACTGTCATCGATTTCCGGCTGCCATCCGAGACGGCGACATCCAATGAGACACTCACAAAAAGTCATGGCTTGGCTTACGTCAATATCCCTGTCAATAAAGCGGCTCTGGCCGCAAACCAGATCGGCGACCTGGATACCGCGATGAAGGACAAGGAAGGCCCGTTTCTGCTGCATTGCGCAACCGGCGCGCGTGCTGCGCTGCTCCTCTCATTGAGCAAGGCAAAGCAACACGGCTGGACAAGCGAGCAGGCATTTGCTGAAGCAAAAAGAATGGGGTGCGATTTGAAAACGTCTGCAGAGTTTTCGACGTTTGTCGCGCAGACACTCGATTAG
- a CDS encoding c-type cytochrome has product MMKTTNLGAALIASAVLLSGNTALALDVAMPPETATYRASDLPGYQLVQRNCMTCHSAQYVATQPPGSPRAYWEATVKKMKKPFGAEFADEDVPAMADYLVKTYGAERTAASSVAQLPVAKLAASAVATTLRDAQTLLKANNCSACHVLDKRVVGPAFKEISARYTGKADAVDQVSRNIRAGGAGKWGNVPMPPYDQLKEVDAQTLARYVLSQ; this is encoded by the coding sequence ATGATGAAAACCACCAACCTCGGTGCAGCGCTGATTGCAAGTGCCGTATTGCTGTCGGGAAATACGGCACTTGCTTTGGATGTCGCGATGCCGCCTGAAACCGCCACCTACCGTGCGAGCGATTTGCCCGGCTATCAGCTAGTCCAGCGCAATTGCATGACCTGTCATTCAGCGCAGTATGTCGCCACGCAACCACCGGGTTCGCCGCGTGCTTACTGGGAGGCGACCGTCAAAAAAATGAAAAAGCCGTTTGGTGCGGAGTTCGCCGACGAAGATGTGCCGGCCATGGCGGATTATCTGGTCAAGACCTATGGTGCCGAACGCACAGCGGCGTCGAGCGTCGCGCAATTACCAGTCGCCAAGCTTGCAGCGTCGGCGGTTGCCACAACGCTGCGCGATGCGCAGACGCTCTTGAAGGCAAACAATTGCTCGGCGTGTCATGTGCTTGATAAACGGGTCGTTGGGCCGGCATTCAAGGAAATTTCAGCGAGGTATACCGGCAAGGCCGATGCAGTTGATCAGGTCTCGCGCAACATTCGGGCAGGCGGGGCGGGGAAATGGGGCAACGTCCCGATGCCCCCGTACGATCAACTCAAGGAGGTGGATGCGCAAACCCTGGCTCGTTACGTGCTGTCGCAATGA
- a CDS encoding LysR family transcriptional regulator, with product MRQLQIFLAISRTGSTTAAADMIALSQSATSAALNELEAVLNVKLFDRIGKRLILNDNGRLLLPQARQMLDAGATIEQQFTTADTSTGIGLHIGASTTIGNYLLPAILGAYAAHGSDMYPRVMIANTADIAQAVANFEVDIGLIEGPCHEPDMHVEPWLQDELIIVCAADHPMIKDKKSNRVSVKTLRAAGWLLREPGSGTREAVEHALVPHLHYLRPVGEFSNAEAIKRAAAAGLGIACLSRYVADDLIALGQLVEVRTTLLTLNRHFYLIYSQHKILSARLSYFLQFCRGWTK from the coding sequence TTGAGGCAGCTGCAAATATTCCTGGCCATATCCCGGACAGGCAGCACAACGGCTGCGGCCGACATGATTGCGTTGTCACAGTCGGCGACCAGCGCCGCGCTCAATGAGCTGGAAGCCGTTTTAAACGTTAAGTTGTTCGACCGGATCGGCAAGCGGCTTATTCTCAACGACAACGGTCGTTTGCTGTTGCCCCAGGCCAGGCAGATGCTGGACGCTGGGGCAACCATCGAGCAACAATTCACCACGGCCGATACATCCACGGGAATCGGTTTGCATATTGGCGCCAGCACGACCATCGGCAATTATCTTCTGCCGGCGATACTGGGTGCCTACGCCGCCCATGGGTCCGATATGTATCCCCGCGTCATGATTGCCAATACGGCGGATATTGCACAAGCGGTCGCGAATTTCGAAGTCGACATCGGCCTGATCGAAGGGCCGTGCCATGAACCGGACATGCACGTAGAACCCTGGCTTCAAGATGAGCTTATTATTGTGTGTGCCGCCGACCATCCAATGATAAAGGACAAGAAGAGCAACAGGGTTTCTGTCAAGACGTTGCGCGCGGCGGGCTGGCTCTTGCGAGAACCAGGTTCGGGCACGCGTGAGGCGGTGGAACACGCGTTGGTGCCGCATTTGCACTACTTGCGCCCTGTCGGTGAATTCAGCAACGCGGAGGCGATCAAGCGTGCAGCGGCAGCGGGACTGGGCATTGCTTGCCTGTCACGTTATGTGGCTGACGACTTGATCGCATTGGGTCAACTGGTAGAGGTCAGGACGACGCTTCTTACACTCAACCGTCATTTTTACCTGATTTACAGTCAACACAAAATTCTTTCGGCACGGCTGAGCTATTTCCTGCAGTTCTGTCGCGGATGGACAAAGTAG
- a CDS encoding DUF6691 family protein yields MQVLMALIAGLIFGLGLIISGMSDPVKVIGFLDLAGKWDPSLAFVMGGAVLVGLFVFRFAATRSSAILGGPMRLPTARQIDRRLILGGSTFGAGWGLTGYCPGSAVVASR; encoded by the coding sequence ATGCAAGTGTTGATGGCACTGATCGCCGGTCTGATCTTCGGGCTTGGCCTGATCATTTCGGGCATGTCCGATCCCGTCAAAGTGATCGGCTTTCTCGACCTCGCCGGCAAATGGGATCCGTCGCTCGCCTTTGTCATGGGTGGCGCGGTTCTGGTTGGCTTGTTTGTCTTCCGGTTCGCCGCGACGCGCTCCAGTGCAATCCTGGGAGGGCCCATGCGCCTGCCCACTGCACGGCAGATTGACCGCCGGCTGATCCTTGGAGGATCAACCTTTGGTGCCGGCTGGGGTCTGACCGGGTATTGTCCCGGCTCTGCCGTGGTAGCAAGTCGTTGA
- a CDS encoding molybdopterin-dependent oxidoreductase produces the protein MKTKQEFSMAVQKRRAFLRHTGTLGVASAMGSHALAALAADVLRVTLPFDNGERELVAFPQKRPMILLTSRPPQLETPFAVFNEGVLTPNDAFFVRYHWSGIPTSIDPATYRLRVGGSVNTPLELSLDALKQLADPVDLVAVNQCSGNSRGHFIPRANGGQLSNGAMGNARWTGVPLKKVLEKAGVKAGAVQVSFNGLEQPPVGDGPDFVKALNIDHALDGEVMLAWQMNGADLPFLNGYPVRLIVPGYYGTYWVKHVSDIQVVDKVFDGFWMSTAYRIPDNNCACVEPGTAPAKTTPINRFNVRSFITSLADGAQVRAGRETIVRGIAFDSGYGITEVAFSADSGQTWHGARLGKDLGRYSFREWTVAFKPPRTGAYELKVRAVNRIGQSQPLTALWNPMGYMRNVVETTRVVAV, from the coding sequence ATGAAAACAAAACAGGAATTTTCGATGGCAGTGCAAAAACGGCGTGCATTCTTGCGGCATACCGGCACACTCGGCGTCGCCTCGGCAATGGGAAGTCACGCGCTTGCGGCACTGGCGGCTGACGTCTTGCGCGTGACGCTCCCGTTCGACAATGGTGAGCGTGAACTGGTCGCATTCCCGCAGAAGCGGCCAATGATTTTACTGACCAGCCGGCCGCCACAGCTGGAAACGCCGTTCGCCGTTTTCAATGAAGGCGTGTTGACGCCAAACGATGCGTTTTTCGTGCGCTATCACTGGAGCGGTATTCCCACCTCGATCGACCCGGCCACGTATCGGCTGCGCGTCGGGGGCAGCGTCAACACACCGCTCGAATTGTCACTCGACGCATTGAAGCAGTTGGCCGATCCGGTCGATCTGGTTGCGGTCAACCAGTGCTCAGGCAACAGTCGCGGCCATTTCATACCGCGCGCCAACGGCGGCCAATTGTCGAACGGTGCGATGGGCAATGCGCGCTGGACCGGCGTGCCGCTGAAGAAAGTGCTGGAAAAAGCCGGCGTCAAGGCCGGTGCGGTTCAGGTGTCGTTCAACGGCCTCGAGCAGCCGCCGGTGGGCGACGGCCCGGATTTCGTCAAGGCGCTCAACATCGACCACGCGCTGGATGGGGAGGTGATGCTGGCGTGGCAAATGAACGGCGCCGATCTGCCGTTTCTGAACGGTTATCCGGTGCGTCTGATTGTGCCCGGCTATTACGGCACGTACTGGGTCAAGCATGTGTCCGACATCCAGGTGGTCGACAAGGTGTTCGACGGCTTCTGGATGAGCACGGCCTACCGTATTCCCGACAACAATTGCGCCTGCGTGGAACCCGGCACGGCCCCTGCGAAAACCACGCCGATCAATCGCTTCAATGTGCGCTCTTTCATCACCAGCCTCGCCGATGGCGCGCAGGTACGCGCGGGCCGCGAAACCATTGTGCGTGGAATTGCTTTCGACAGCGGATACGGCATCACCGAGGTGGCCTTCTCTGCTGACAGCGGTCAGACCTGGCATGGGGCCCGTTTGGGCAAGGACCTCGGCAGATATTCGTTCCGAGAGTGGACCGTAGCGTTCAAGCCACCACGCACGGGTGCTTATGAGTTGAAAGTGCGCGCAGTCAACCGCATCGGGCAGAGCCAGCCGCTGACGGCGCTGTGGAATCCGATGGGGTACATGCGCAACGTGGTCGAAACCACGCGCGTCGTTGCCGTATAA